In a genomic window of Rhinopithecus roxellana isolate Shanxi Qingling chromosome 2, ASM756505v1, whole genome shotgun sequence:
- the MRPS18C gene encoding 28S ribosomal protein S18c, mitochondrial — translation MAAMVAVCGGLGRKKLTRLVTAAVSLTHPGTHTVLWRRGCSQYKQVSSNEDLPITMENPYKEPLKKCILCGKRVDYKNVQLLSQFVSPFTGCIYGRHITGLCGKKQKEITKAIKRAQILGFMPVTYKDPAYLKDPKVCNIRYRE, via the exons ATGGCCGCTATGGTTGCTGTTTGCGGTGGTCTAGGGAGGAAGAAGTTGACACGCCTGGTAACGGCTGCTGTCAGCCTTACACATCCCGGGACTCACACGG TGCTTTGGAGAAGAGGTTGTTCACAATATAAACAGGTATCCAGCAACGAGGACctg CCCATTACAATGGAAAATCCTTATAAAGAACCTCTTAAGAAATGTATCTTGTGTGGAAAGCGTGTAGATTATAAGAATGTACAG CTTTTGTCCCAGTTTGTTTCTCCATTTACTGGATGCATTTACGGAAGGCACATTacag gtctttgtgggaagaaacagaaagaaatcacaaaagcAATTAAGAGAGCTCAAATACTGG GGTTCATGCCAGTTACATACAAGGATCCTGCATATCTCAAGGACCCTAAAGTTTGTAACATCAGATATAGAGAATAA